From the genome of Glycine soja cultivar W05 chromosome 14, ASM419377v2, whole genome shotgun sequence:
AATGATTTCAGTGCTGAATTATTGTTCTAACCTGATTCTGGTGGTGGTTACGTCGCCTCTTGACCTGgctgaggttgttgttgtttcaAATCATTGTTTGAAGCTGGTTGGGTTTTATAGTCACGTGTGAGGTGACCATAGCACCCGTAGGATGAGCAGATACGATGCAAGCCTTTGTACTCCACCTTATACTAATGGTCTTTCAGCCCAACTCTCCCCACAACGAGTTTCTTGAGTTCCACTTCCACGCAAACTCTGGAAAAGCTACCTCTTCGAGCATCTAGAGCTTTCACATCAACCTTAACTGGAGAACCCACTGCAAAAGACAATGCTAGCAAAATACTTTCATCGTAGAAGTAAAAGTTATGCCCAGGAAAACGAATCCATACCATGGTCTTATCGATAGTTTTTGTAGGAGAAACAAAGGCATGCGTCCATGTTTGCACTATCAAATAATGATCAAAAATCATCCATGGCCCCTCCTCAATCACTTTCTATCTGTCCTCATCAATGTCAAATTACACCATGAAGAAATTATTCCCCAAATCCACCATATCAAAGCCTGCCTTAAGCTTCCAAACACAAGTCAAACAATCTTTCATCATGTTGTAACCAATCCTTTTTCCCAGTAGCTTAACCACTAAAGCATTCTGCCATGAAGTACATAATCCTTCAAACATCGAGTCTGCAATGTGCACCATCGGTTTCAAGGGATTACTGTTTTCATATTCAATAGTAGCCAAATTATGCTTCAACGAGTTCACCTTAGGTCGAACTGGTGGTTTCTCTTTATTGTGAAACACCTTGTCACAAAATGACACCTTCTCTTGAACAAAACTACTACCTCCTTTGTCGTCCGGAGGCTCATGACCAAAATCCTGATCGCCCACTGGGCTTCCAgagaccccccccccccccccccccccccacccgtGTGTGAAATTTAAGAATAAGAACCTTTTACTCGTGAAAAAGTTTCTGAAAAGTTAACATTTTCGTACATGCACTTTTCTTCCCTTCCACGACcttattaaaatgaatcttttcgTGTTATGTATTTAAAGATTTCTAAGATGACAATTTAACAAGTCAAAGAGGAAACATTAAATACTTAATGacgaatttatcttttttaattcaaataaatgtgGTAGCATACGTTTTATTTTGAGGATTTAATGTgtttagttttaatattaaatgtcagtaaataagaaaaggaaCATTGTGTCATTGGCTTTGACTATAGTTGTGTGAgaatgagttttctttttcAGGTGATTATCTTATTGGTACAAAATATTCATTAacattattaatgattaatctttatcaaaaaatttaaatgattattCATCATTAGTGGGGtcttctctctcaaccatgtttctttcatccacaaaattaaaattgagattttatttaagaaatttgaaTCTAATACTACTTGAATTATTGTAAAGTTGGTGAATGAGTTTCCTTCAAAGAAGAAATAGTAAATACTTAGTgaaaacactatttttttttttaaatctaattgAGAAGATATAAGCGCAGTGACATGTGTTTTATCTACGGGGATTTgatgtgtttaatttttttaaaaaaaaataagataagagaAATAAGAAAGGGAGAAGGTCACTAACTACTGATTTTGACTGGGGGGAGGTATACTTGTGGGATGAGTTACTTTTTGAGGGTAACCATATTATAGATGTgaaatattctttaattttactaatgacaaattttcatcaaaaaatcTAAATGAATGATGACTACCTTTAGTAGATGTCTCTCCTTTTAAGCATGTTTCTTCTATCTACAAAAATGAACTCAAGATTTTGTATAAGAAATTCAAACCTAGTATGATATGAACCAACATAAAATCATAATGTTGGTAAATGAGTTCCCTTTTGTTAATTCACATTTTAGCGCGTATATCTAGTTcaatatgtaaattttattattaaaattaattgtcataaaaGTTACTAAAAAGTTATACGTATAATATAATtgaaagtaataatattaaataacttaGATAAAGTTTGATAACTTTGTAGAAGAACATTATGTGTGTCTAATATAGTAATTGTCAACAtagttgaaatttaaaaacatttgtCTTGATATTTTAAAGGCATAATGAATTGTGATCaggatttaaaaatatattaagaccaaactaaaataaattattgatttacAATTATTCTTATTTTGCCATTCTCAAATCTATCTTAATTTTGAGACCAAATAGTGATTGTATTTGAAGgtcattcaaacaaaaaaaaaaaacatgtgtatTTGACGTACATTAGCCTTAAGGTTATTGAAATTTGGGCATGTTTTATTGGTCTTTTCATGTCCTgtgttaaacttttttttttttttagaaggaGTCCTAGgccattaaaatataatatttttcaaataattaaagaatttaatgtAATGTATTTGGGGTGTCAACAAGGGTGGAGCTACCCCTTACTTCAAGAGGGGGCTATGGTCCcccaaaaattttatttttcttcattttatatctattatttatattaagataaaaaaaaaacaatttataagagaatgaaacattttatcaaagtctacttaattttataattttactgaTATCTCGGTGCATATAGGTTATGTTTTtcataggtaaaaaaaatattgtaataataatataaagaagtttatatcaagaagaaaaattaactgAGTATTATAGTAATGCATAATTCTTTaagttcaaataataattttatggttCAAATCATTTAGCTTATGAAATAATAACTCTTTTACATATTCATGTATTGAATAGTGAATTGTAAACATTTTTTAGTTGTATTAGTATCAGTCCAttcagaaatattttttaaaattaaacagacATGTTCCAATATGTAAAACTTGTATTTAAgcatttacatttttttgaagtttgtcctagagttatattaaattattatcagaattttaatttcataatgtaACTATTGTCTaacacataaaaatttaaagtgataaaagattaaaaaaatcttgataATATATTTGGTCACCCCAATATAAAATGGCTAGCTTCGCCCCCGGGTGTTAGTGTATATTTTTCAAACGAAATAGCTGCATAATTTACTCTTTTTAAATGAGTATAGAAGTAGAAAAAAGCAAGTGAAATTTGCGTAATTTCACAAAACGGAATAATTAGcgtaatttattctttttaaatgatcaattttgtattttcgaTCATTTGACTTAAAGTTCATACATGCTacgtatttaatatatttttttcaccatGATGAGAAACCTTGTGATGAGCAATTCCCCAAGATAGCATCAAAGAATAATCCCTTAAAATTTTGGTATTCCTCTTTATTTATGTATATAGTTAGCAAAACTGTTGAGGATCTAGAGGTACACATTATAGCAttacattttatgttttttcttcttcaagaaTCGTTTGGTGAAGAGTTGTGAAAAAAGTTCTGGGTATCTCTTGTTAATATAGTAAAGTTGAACGGGTGTGTATCacttaattaatcaaaattagaaaGGTGTCActagattaaataaataaaagatgagTGTTTGTTTGAAAATAGTAGGTGTAAATATCATTTTGAAAAGACCTCATAGGAAATAAGTGTAATTTCCTTAAATAATAAGCTCTTCTGCTTGATTAGAGGCCGGAATTTGACTTCATGGATGATAAGTTTCTAGTGGTTTGTTGAAGTGGGTCAATGTTTTGCCGTTTTGGAGAAGGGTATAAGCATTTGCCAGGTAGGGAGACTCAAcgtgatatttttttcttgcatcattcatgaacacctcttttttataatattttttctcgttataacattaataattttatctcatccttttttcttatcattctatcagtcataaaaaaattattcaaatataatttttcctttttcatcttttttagaCAAGAGAGCAAAACTTACAAAGCCCTCGTTAAATTTGTCTTTAAAAAACCAATTCTCCCATTTTTCCAATAAAAGCACACAatcaaatgataatttattactgatagtattaatttaaacacattcaaatttaatttaaaactgatattaatttaaaatagaaattcaaatgttaattTACAACTGACTAGTTTAGACACATTTCAATAGTATTCAAAAACTTACAAACTAATtctattaaatcaatttaaccCAACTTTAAAACAATCAAGTCCAAATTCAAATAATGCCACTTCCGTATCTAATCTCTATACCCATCAAAACAAACAAGGGAATTAATCTAAGAAACATACAATAATATGAATCATGAGTCATAAGCTTGGCACAGTGGAGAAATACTAAGCATCTAATATTCAAAATCCCAGGGCAAGGAATCGTATCCCTGTCTGAGGATTTCATGCTTACAGGTTACAACTCATTCAAATGAAACCATACTCTAGGCTAGTACATGTAAGGATTAGTGTTGAATCAGTACAGAATGCAAAAAAGACCAAatcaatcaatttttatatttacaatccaaaacaaagaaaatagttTCATATGCACTACAATAGTAGTATAACCTTCAAGTCAAAAACTTGTTTGGATTGGCATACACTGATTCTTGACATAATATAGAGATAATGCAAAGCAACTTCAACAAGGGGGAAAGCCAAGAAAAATGGGCTTAAACCCTtgatattttgaataaaaaaataagcttAAAAACCTATTCTATAATGTCATACCATACATTTATGTAGTTATATGGAAACCAAATCTAGTAGCTGTGGAGAGCCATCTTCCACCGAGACCATGAAAGCTGAAAAACAAATAGCAAACGCAGTGATGTACAAAACAATCATCCATGGCTGCCAATAGATGCAAACAAAAACAGCTCTTTTAGAACAGATGATCAGACACGTCTACTCGCTTCATGGACTCAGGCCAATGGCAGGAATCCCTCTATGTAGCTATGGGAGTGCCTGTTTCAAAAACTTCCCCTCCAAATCCACACTTTGGAGAGTTTTCTGGTGATGAATTGGATTTCTCTTGCTCATCCATCATGATCTCTATTTCGCGGCAACTCAAACTGCAAAATGATTTTTCACCTCTGCAGGATATCAAAGGGCAGAGAAAGCCAACATTAGAATCAAATTCTGTCCATCAAAGGAACTTCAAGTCAAAACATAAGAGATGCAATAGTGCTAATCtacctatatatataaatatctttTCCCTCTTCCAACTTCTTGTTGCAATGGTAGCAGACACTTAAGAAGTCGTGAGAAGGATACTGGTTTGGAGTATGCAAAATGTTAACACTGAAAAGGGACAATCCCTTTCCCTCCTCTTCAGCCTTATAATGTCTTTCAGAATCATTAGCATGAGTTTCCAAAATGCAGCCACAGAAAATATGGGTTGTTTTTGCATTAGGACCATGAGAAATCACACAGGTGTAATCCTCAGAGTTTTCAATCTCACAAGCTGATAGAGACTCAATAAATTCATTAGAATAGACTGCAGCCACAGGATTTGAATTTAACTCAGAAGGTAGCAaaatttttgtgttattttgGCTTCCTCCAATAAAATGAGGAGGAGAGCACATTTGTTTCAAAGCAAAATTCTCAGAGTCAGTATCAAAGTTGGAACCAGTTAAACCAGACAGATATTTTGTTGGACTGTAAGAATCCAATGAAAAAGACACAGCTTTCCCAAAGAACTCATGTTCTAGAGGGGTCTCTCCAATCTCAAAAAGAACAGTGGACTCGCCCTTAGGGACAATAGAACCATTCTGAGTACAAGGAATCTTACAAAAATCTTTAGGTAAAGATTTAGATGCCTGAGTAGAATCCATA
Proteins encoded in this window:
- the LOC114383451 gene encoding FCS-Like Zinc finger 10-like isoform X1, giving the protein MFCYLSEQICVVFSWCFEIMLRKRTRSIQKDQHHTGQMAISDTNSESHALGGNGKSNSIFNAPLLFVGMGHKGLLDCDSVKSPTSPLDFGFLSNLSNPFRTPSSLSNEGPHRSWDCAKVGLSIIDSLEECSKFSWKILQASESKKTSLCPQMITKAPKCKSYMDSTQASKSLPKDFCKIPCTQNGSIVPKGESTVLFEIGETPLEHEFFGKAVSFSLDSYSPTKYLSGLTGSNFDTDSENFALKQMCSPPHFIGGSQNNTKILLPSELNSNPVAAVYSNEFIESLSACEIENSEDYTCVISHGPNAKTTHIFCGCILETHANDSERHYKAEEEGKGLSLFSVNILHTPNQYPSHDFLSVCYHCNKKLEEGKDIYIYRGEKSFCSLSCREIEIMMDEQEKSNSSPENSPKCGFGGEVFETGTPIAT
- the LOC114383451 gene encoding FCS-Like Zinc finger 10-like isoform X2 translates to MLRKRTRSIQKDQHHTGQMAISDTNSESHALGGNGKSNSIFNAPLLFVGMGHKGLLDCDSVKSPTSPLDFGFLSNLSNPFRTPSSLSNEGPHRSWDCAKVGLSIIDSLEECSKFSWKILQASESKKTSLCPQMITKAPKCKSYMDSTQASKSLPKDFCKIPCTQNGSIVPKGESTVLFEIGETPLEHEFFGKAVSFSLDSYSPTKYLSGLTGSNFDTDSENFALKQMCSPPHFIGGSQNNTKILLPSELNSNPVAAVYSNEFIESLSACEIENSEDYTCVISHGPNAKTTHIFCGCILETHANDSERHYKAEEEGKGLSLFSVNILHTPNQYPSHDFLSVCYHCNKKLEEGKDIYIYRGEKSFCSLSCREIEIMMDEQEKSNSSPENSPKCGFGGEVFETGTPIAT